The genomic interval GGAAATAGGTGGATTAAATTCTGTTAAATGAGGTGAGGAGGAAGATAGTGAGTTTCAGTTTGCTCAtgctggaggggtgggaggacaTCAAAGTGGATTTGTTTGGAGGGCATTttgaaccatagctttgacgttTGTAAGGCTTACTTGTTGACGTTGCGCTTCAGGGTCTCTAGCTGCTGGCGTTCGGGGGCTGTGATCATCTCCTCAATTTCCTGCAGTTGCGCCTCCTCTGCGCCTGTAGCCTGCATAGATGCAATGATGGCTTCTACCCTCTGAGACTTTTCTAGTAGACGCCTGTCAGAAAAACACAACTCTGAGGCATGTCCCCTAGCCTTGGAGATTTCATCTCATACACCTGGGGCATATCTCCCCCTTTACCATGTTCCTGGTCAAAGTGGACAATGTCACTCTCTAAGGATGTTTTCTACAAGTTTAATTAGAAATGTGACTTTATTCCTGAAACTCTTGCTGCTTCTCACTTGTACTTAAAGTTTGGTGCCAGTTTATATGCTGCCCATAAATTTAACCTGCAGAACTATTTCACTGGGGATATCTGACAAAAGTGTATATGAATGCATGATTATGCCAACCTAAGCCAATAATTCAGTGCAACCAGACAGGTTATTATCTCTACTGGTTTCCATTTCTGTAGGAAATTTCCCCATAAGCTTTTTGGCTTTGAAATATGTAATTACTCAGCTGAAAATGTTACTCacttgttttctttggtttcaaACTGTCTCCTTTCTATTAAGTTGGCTACACtctgaggagagagaagaaatgcaCATAGTTCTACATAAGTAGCTCAGGCAAAACAACTAAAGGGGGCGTGAGGGTGAGACAGCTCTGTAGAGGGAATGCGGAGGAGTTACCTTGTAGCACCTGTGCAGCAACATTCGGGCAGCTGACAGGATGTTCACAGTATATAAATAGAAGGTCCGGGATGGGGCATGGTCTGGTGTTTTGGGAATTTCCTATTtgtccacaaaaagaaaaataagagacatTATACTTTCCTTCAGAACTGGCAAAGTAAATACCTGTGCCATCTGGAGTTACTAAGCCCTCTCTTTCACCTATATTCCCTCTTCCCCAGTCATATAGCATCTGTGTTTATAGCATAATCAGCCATATGGAGGGCTGGGATGTCCTGTTTTTCCCTTTGATTGTCAACATCCTGagtgaggaggaaagagaaggcacttaacatttattgagcaactcTTATGTGCCAAGTAGACTGCATTTGATTTTTACAACAAACTATattatttctggagaaggcaatggcactccactccagtactcctgcctggaaaacccctggacggaggagcctggaaggctgcagtccatggggtcgctgagggtcaggcacgactgagcgacttcactttcacttttcactttcatgcactggggaaggaaatggcaacccactccagtgttcttgcctggagaatcccagggacaggggagcctggtgggctgctgcctatggggtcgcacagagtcggacacaactgaagtgacttagcagcagcatattattTCTGTTACCTCCATCTATCACCATTTTGTAGGTGGGAAAAAGGACGGTAGGTAATTTGCTTAGTGTAACTGGGTGATAGGCAGAGCTGTGACTCTGATTCCAAAATCCATTCTATCTTACTTCCCTTTAGGGTAGAGTACATAGCTCTGCATGCAGTGAGGATCCAACAGATGCTATTAATAGACTGACCGGTAATAAACTTAAGACTTGAGGAAAGGATAAATCATAGGAACAAGgagctaaagaaaaaaaggtaCGGTGATTCTGGGGTAATTTCTTGGCTTTGCCTCTTTTTTACAAGGCCAGATAAAGCTCCACAGTTATCTTGCAAGTGCTTGCTATGTCTTTgtcaatcttttttttccttttgtctcaaAGACAGATACAGAGTTTGTTTGAGGTTCAGAATATTTGCTTTAGCAATTTCTCTCATCCATTACCTCTGCTGGTTGGCAATTACTGTTACCTGCAGTGATATGAAATTTTCTGAGAGCATCTTATAAAGCATATCCTTTGCCTCCTTTGCTGGAATCATTGCAAAGTCTTCTACCTGCTTCTGCTCCAAGTGTTTCTTTTGTAAAACAAGACGGAATATTCTGGCACAGCGAgatccaaatctggaaaggaataaagaaagcaAATGGCATGCCAACATAAATTAGCTTTAGTTCTTAGTCACAGAGGGTTGTTTAGTTCTATGTGTGGAGCAAGGACCTGAAAGGAACAGCAATCAGAGAATCCTTCCTAACTCCATCGATCAATGACAATACTGCTAATCATAAGAGTCACCAACTACTGACTCGAATGCCTCAGTTCCTGCATTTGTAAGGAAAGGTGTTAGGAAGGCTGATGAATTGGCATCCCTGGGAATTAAGCAGCAGGGTATTTAGGGTAAAGAGCAGTAATAGATGGGATCCATAGTAGTCCAATGGAAAATGGGGCAAGATGTGCCAAGGTGTGCCTATACTGGTTGGTTACCTAGTGATCAAATCACTTGTTCAAATGGGGTGTGGAAAGGAACTATCTGACCCCCAACCCTTTCAGGGTAACCACCTTACCTCTCTTGTACGACGGACTCCAGAGTGGCCGTGGCTAGAGATCCTAGAGCCTTATGCAGGTCTTTATGTAGACAGTAAAGGTCACTCCATAATGTTTTGGCCTGGATATTGTGCTCTTAgttttattcccaagtatttaatttaaaattgaaatactgttttgtttttcacattagTCTCATTTATGTTATGTGTTTCAAAACCTTAATTAACTAAAGGTGCTTAAGTCAGGGTTTTGCTTAAGTAAAATTTAGTTGGTTAAAAGTCTGTTTTACTTCTTTATCATCAGTGTTTTAGTTCAATTTTCTAACTTACTTAGTatactatatgtgtgtgttagttgctcagttgtgtccaactctttgcaacgccatggactgtagcctgccaggctcttctgactgtggaattctccaggcaagaatactagagtgggttgccattcccttccccacttAGTATACTAAATATCATCAAATCTTTCCTAAAGTCACCCTTCTGTTTCATAGTTCAGGCTGCCTGACTGTTAAGGAAATAACCACCAATAAGGATACTGATGACATACATTCCTCCACCACTGTCGCCAGACTTTCCAACAAACTCTAGCtattgaaaagagagagagaacttgtgTTATCTGAATGGAAAGTCCAATGATTCTGTTTCCAGAAGAGCAAATCTGGTCGAGTCGGTAGGAGGAAGCTCTCCCATCAGATGATGGTAGAGAAATTGTCTGAGCTGGCAAGGTAGAGAATGAAGCTGCAGAAGACTCCTACCAGCTATCAGTGGCAGAAATTAATTCTAAAcacaatagaaaaaagaaaaaaaaacttactggATCATCTGCCAGCAGAGTGAGATACTGATCAAGAACTTGCTTAGAGATGTTATAGCCAACAGGGAGGGATCTGAAGATCTATGGAGCAAAAAGACACAGTGAAAATGAGTTTGGGAACTTAGAACTGGTGACATTGCtgaaataaagatgttttaattttagatatcaCAAGTATAAAAATGTCCCAAAGCACAGCAGCATTGTTGGTAAGagtaaaaaactggaaagaattcACATGTCCAATAATAAGGAATTCATTAAGTACAGCATGGCCACATTAAGTGGAATGTGATATGGCCATTATAAAGAATGAGATAGATCATGAAAAGGAAGTTTATATATACTGTCATATGAGAGAAGCAAGTTTAGAACAGTATGCAGAGTAtaatcccttttaaaatttttgttaaaaaatatacatatacctacATTTAAGTGAGACCATATAAAAGAAGTCTGAATAAAGATATGTATCAAACTACTGACAAAGATCTCTGGGGTTGGGATTATCCAAAACTACATATGTATTTAAATTAGAGTATGTTACATACAAGAAGGACAGATTGTAAGGATTCAGTTTAATGAGTGTTGATAATTTTATATACCCGTGTAACTACCATCTACAAGATACTTGCCTGCCACTTCTGAAAGTCTGGGGAATCACAACTTTGAAAAACTATAcatttctagggacttccctggtggtccagtggctgagactctgtgctcccaaagcagggtgcctacgttcgatccctggtcagggaactagatcctacatgctgcaactaagagtttgcatgctgcagtgaaagatcctgcatgctgcaacaaagatcaaagatcccacgtgtagcaactaagacctggtgcagctaaataaataaatattaaaaaataactataatttctaaatataggtcatataattatttttgtcatcagaaaaacatttgcatttaaatttttgttatataATAACTTAAACTTTAAACACTGTAAAAATACAACTATATTTAATATGGATAAATATTGGTATGGTTAAAAAGTAACAATATAAAGTATttgatatattaaatattttttgaatcaaaacttaataaacaaaacataaaaaaattaaaataaatatactgaaaaaaCAAATACACGCAGCCAAATAATATCCTAAGCACTAAAGCTCAGATTCCAAACAGTGAATACTTAGAATAATTAAGAGTAATCTGTACCATATATATACAacgaaatactactcagccatggattaacctagaggttatcatactaagtagagtaaatcagaaagagaaagacaaatacgacacagtatcatttatatgtggaatctaaaatatgacacaaatgaacttatctacaaaacagaaacagacttacagagaacagacttgtagttgccaagaGGGAGGTGGGTAGGGGAGGGTTTGGCCTGGGAGTTTGGGataagcagatgcaaactattacacatagaatgaatgaacaacaaggtttgctgtatagcacagggaactatattcaatatcctgtgataaaccagtaaggaaaagaacatgaaaaagcaaagaatgtgtgtgtgtgtgtgtgtgtgtgtataaaaaactcagtcactttgctgtatagcagaaatgaatgcaacattgtaaatcaactgcacttcaataaaatatattcaaaatgaaaaaaaaaagaattacttgtACTTTGACTAAAATAGTGGTTTAggtttttaaaggctgaattcCCAAGAGACCAAATATTTCATTACCTATCACCTGGGGATAATCACTGTCCCACCTCAAAGGGCAAAAACCCTTTCTTTCAAGGTCCAGACCTTAACCTAATCCCAGGCTCTAcatataataattataacatCCAAGAGTCGGTCAGAAAACTAGTATAAGAAGCATGCAGCTCACCTCGTTGGAAGACAGTGGCTGGGTGAAGGGGGCACCAGAGGGAGTGGTGACCTCACTCATCCGGAGCATGGTCCTCACGATCTCACTACTGGTCTAGGTTTGAACAGTGAACTGGAATTCAGAATTCACTCTGCTGCGTGCGCTCTGGCTACATGCCAGTGGCCACATCTGGTAAACAGTGTAATGTTCCTGACAGCTACTGTCCCACCCACTTAGATATCACCTGGTCCATCCTGTTGGCAACTGCACTGACAATGGCTTGGTCACGGAAGTGCTGATGGAATCTGTCAAGGTTGGCTTGCCAATAAATCCCATCATCTGGAATGGGCTGAAGAGGAGAAAAGTATTAGAAAGAAACATTTAGATACAATGAAGTTTTCTAGGgaggagtttggattttactGTTCCTTTTCCTATACAGTAGTGACTAAATTGGGTGGAGAAAAAAACCATTCAATTGTGTGGATTTAgtgaagtgaaggttgctcagttgtgtctgactctttgcgaccccatggactatagagtccatggaattctccaggccagaatactgcagtgggtagcctttcccttctccaggggatgttcccaacccagggatcaaaccaaggtctcccacattgcaggcggattctttaccagctgagccacaaaggaagcccaatcaGAGGTCTACTTTTCTTTATCCTGTCATTACCTTATTTTAGGCTCTAATCTTGACTCATCTGAATGACTGTAAGTAGCCtcctaattttcatttttaaaaaatgaacactataaaagagaataatttggttttctgtttttaatctttttctttttgca from Budorcas taxicolor isolate Tak-1 chromosome 3, Takin1.1, whole genome shotgun sequence carries:
- the POLR3C gene encoding DNA-directed RNA polymerase III subunit RPC3 translates to MTQAEIKLCSLLLQEHFGEIVEKIGVHLIRTGSQPLRVIAHDTGTSLDQVKKALCVLIQHNLVIYQVHKRGVVEYEAQCNRVLRMLRYPRYIYTAKTLYSDTGELIVEELLLNGKMTMSAVVKKVADRLTETMEDGKTMDYAEVSNTFVRLVDTHFVQRCPLVPATENSDTGPPPPAPTLVINEKDMYLVPKLSLIGKGKRRRSSDEDATGEPKAKRPKQSTDNKEPIPDDGIYWQANLDRFHQHFRDQAIVSAVANRMDQTSSEIVRTMLRMSEVTTPSGAPFTQPLSSNEIFRSLPVGYNISKQVLDQYLTLLADDPLEFVGKSGDSGGGMYVINLHKALGSLATATLESVVQERFGSRCARIFRLVLQKKHLEQKQVEDFAMIPAKEAKDMLYKMLSENFISLQEIPKTPDHAPSRTFYLYTVNILSAARMLLHRCYKSVANLIERRQFETKENKRLLEKSQRVEAIIASMQATGAEEAQLQEIEEMITAPERQQLETLKRNVNKLDACEIQVDETIFLLESYIESTMKRQ